GCGAACGACGCTCGAGGTGTTACTCGAGCGAACCGAGAAGGAGCCGGAGGACGTCCCGGGCGTGGACGAGGCCCTGCCCGAGGAAGCCGGCGCGCAAGCGGAGGCCCAGTCATGAGCGAGGAGTCGCTCGTCCAGCGGATCGACTACGAGGAGATCGCCGACAACGTCGACGTCGACGAGCTACTCGAGGGCACCCAGTGGGAAGGCAAGTTCGAGGACGACGGCCACCTCGGGGCGACGATCGGCGGCATCGTCGGCGAGGTCGTCGGTCGGGCGATCGGCGAGGCAATCGGGCAGACGGTCGGCGATCTGCTGATCGAGGAGCTCTTCGGCGACGAAGCCGACGAGGAGGAAGCGGAGGAAGAAGCGGAGGAGGACGCCGAAGACGAGGCCGACGCGGAGGAGGCCGAAACGGACGAGGACGAAGGCGACGAAGCCGACGAGGAGGAAGCCGAGGACGCGGCGGCCGAGGAAACCGACGACGGCGACTCGAGCGAGGAGGAGGAGACTGAATCGAGCGACGGGGGGAACGGCGAGAGCGAAGAGACGGCCGACGACGAAGCCGACGGTTCGGGGTGACACGATGGTCGGACTCCCGAACGCCGATCGGCTCGACGGCTCGAGGTGGGGCGCGTGAGCGACGACGCCGGTCTGTCCGGGACCGTCGTCGAGGCGGTGAACGACCAGCTCGACGTCGAGGAGTTGCTCGGAGACGGCAGTCTCGAGGACCAGCTCGACGCGCAGGCGATCGGGGCGGCCGTCGGTCGCGAGTTCGGCGCCTCCGTCGGCCGACAGCTGGGAGAGACGATCGGTCGGGAAGTCCACGAGACCGTCTCAGAGGGGATCGAACGGGGGAAGGACCTTCGCGAGATCGGCGACGACGTGAAGACGGCGACGGCCGGCGCGGTGGTGACCGGACTCGCCGACCTCGACGGTCGCGATTCGCTCGTCTCCCTGCTCCGGTCGGTCGGGGACGAGGGCGGAGTCGGCGACCGGCTGGCCGACGCGATTCCGTCCGAACCGCTCGAGGACGAGGAGGGCGCGGAGGTGTCCGAAGGCGAGGACGAGGACGAGGATGCGGTGGAAGCCGAGGAAGACGAGGCTGCACCCGAGGAGGACGAGGAACCGGAAGCCGAAGCCGACGAAGAACCGGACGTCGAGGCGGTCGACGCCGGGAACGGAGCCGGTGACGTGGAAGTCGAAGAACTCGAGGAACTCCGCCGGGAGACACTCGAGGACTTCCTCGAACTGATGTCCTACCGCGACCTGCAGTCGGTGGCCAAGGACGTGGGCGTGAAGGCGAATCTCAGCCGCGAGGAGATGACCGATCGAATCGTCGAGCAGGTGTCGACGGGCGAGGCGACGTGAGCTCGAGGTGACCATGACCGAGAAACTCCACGACCGCGTGACCGAACTGCTCGAGGCAGCCGACCGTGGCGTCGACTCGCTGCCGCCGCTCGAGGAGACGTCCGAAGGAGACGGCTACGACGCACTGGAAGCGGCGGACGGCATTCCGGAGGCGGCCGAAGACGCCAGGGCACTGCTCTCGACGACGGATTCTCGTGAGCTGCTCGAGGCGCTCGGCCTCGCAGAGCTGCCGGACGGGAGCGAGTCGGGGACGATCCCCGAAGCGATCGCGGGCGGCGATCCGGAGCACGTCGCCGACCTCCGGGTCCTCCTGAAACTCGCCCGTGTGGCCGAGGCCGACCACGACGGCCAGGACCTCGAGGCGGCGCTCGAGTCGCTCCGGGACGTCGTCGAGTCCCGCGACGAGGCGGCGGATCGAGGTGACGGCGACCGAACCGGGGCCGACGCGGAAACGGCCGAGGACGCCGACGAGCGGGCGGAAGACGAAGCGGCGGGAGACGAGACCGATGCCGAGACGGACGTCGAGTCGGAAGACGAATCGGCGGACGAATCCGACGACGACGGTCTCGAGTCGGAGCTCCGCTCGACGGTCGGTGACGCGCTCGAGGGGTTCGGGGACGACGTCCGGGACGTCCGAGATCGGCTCGAGGCGGCGACGGCCGACGAGGGCGAAGGTGAAGACGAGGGGGCGGTCGGGGAGGAAGAGGAGACGGCCGGCGAAGACGAGGACGCGGGAGACGAGACCGACGAATCGGCGGACGAAGACGACGAATCGATGTTGGACGCGTTCGACTCCGGCGACACCGCCTCGGGGCCGCCGACGATGTACTCGACGATGGCGCCGCCGCCGTCGGAGCGGGCGGACATGCGACGCCGGACCGGCTACTCGACGATGCCGGACCGGTAGGCGGGCACCGTCAGGACAGCGAGAGCCCGCGAATCTCGACCGAGTCACCCTCCTCGACGCGGCCGATCACCTGCCCGTCGACGTCGGTGGCGAACGCCTCGGCCCGGTCGGCGGGGAGGGCGACCACGAAGCCGGTGCCCATGTTGAACGTCCGGTGCATCTCCTCGTCGGAGACGTTCCCCTCCTCCTGGATAAACTCGAAGATCGGGTGGGCTGGCAGCGGATCGTCGATCACGTAGTGGCGCTCGCCCATCCGGAGCAGGTTCGTGAAGCCGCCGCCCGTGACGTGGGCCGCGGCGTGAACGCCGTGGTCGCGCATCGGCTCGAGCAGGGCCGTGTAGATCCGCGTCGGCGCGAGCAGTTCCTCGCCGATCGTGCGCTCGGGGTTGAGCGGGAACGGATCGGTGTACTCGTGATTTTGCGTCGCGGCCTCGCGGGCCAGCGTCAGTCCGTTCGAGTGGATGCCGTTCGAGGGGACGCCGACGAGGGCGTCGCCGACTTCGGCCTCGCCGTCGATCAACTCGTCTTTCTCGGCGAGTCCCGCACAGGTCCCCGCCAGGTCGAAGCCGTTGATGACCTCGGGCATGACCGCCGTCTCTCCGCCGAGGAGCGTGAGGTCGGCCTGCTCGAGTCCCACGGCCAGCCCCTCGCCGATCTCGGCAGTGAGGTCGTCGTCGGGTTCGTCGATCGCGAGGTAGTCGACGAACGCGACCGGAGTGACGCCGGCGGCGACGAGGTCGTTGACGTTCATCGCGATGCAGTCGATGCCGATCGTCGAGAAGTCCGAAATCGCCTCGGCGACGAGGAGTTTGGTCCCGACGCCGTCGGTCGCCAATGCGAGGTAGCGATCGCCGATGTCGAGCAGCCCGGCGTACTCCGTCGTGAGGCCGCTGCCGAACGCCTCGAGCAGTGCTGCTGTGGCGTCCTCGCTGGCCTCGATGTCCACGCCCGTCTCGGCGTAGGTGAGTCCCTCCGACTCGTCGGTCGCCTCCTCCGCGTTCTCGGTCATGTCTGAACGACCAGTCGGGGCGAGCAAAAGGACACCGGTCCGTACTCGAGTCGGTCCGCCACCGCACTCCCGTTCCCATCGACGCGACGTCGGTTGATGGGAACGGGAACCGACGGCCCGACCGTCGGACTCGTCGTCAACCCGGACGGCGGCGCGAGCGTCAGCGACAACTACGCGAAGCGCCGGACCGGCGAGTGCGTCCTCGCGGGCCCCGAACTCGCCGCCGATCCCGTCGAGGCGCTCGTGATGCCCGACCGGGCCTCGATCGGCCAGCGGCTCGCGTCGGCGCTCGAGGACGAGCCCGAGCGTCCTGTGGGCGTGCTTGAGCAGCCGGTGACGGGAACGGCCGACGACACGGTCGCCGGGGCCGCGGCGGCGCTGCTCGCCACGGGGGCGGTCGATCCGACCGAGACGACCGTCCGCCACGGGACGGTCCGGGCGACGATCGGGTCGGGTGCATAAACGGAGACGATGACCGGACTGGCGACGATGGGGATCCTCGACCGGCCGTTCATCGGCACCCGGGCGATCCTCGACGCGAGCGAGTTCGTCGGCGCCGCCGTCTCGCGGGCGTTCCCGGCAGAGAGCAGTCTCTCGGGCGTCGCCGGCGGCCTCCTCCCGACCCGGCCGGACGACCCCGGCGGCGTCGGCCTCCGGTTCGGCCCCCGGGCGAGTGCGACCGTCGGGTCCGGGCGATAACGGTCCCTGGCGTCGTCTCCGAACTCGGGGTCGACGAGGGGCGACGGCTCGAGGCCGGCGACTCCTTCCCGTTCGAGGTCGAGCGGGGCGTCATCACCGCCGACGGCGAGCGCGAACGGGAGGTCTCGAACGCGACGGTCACGTTCGAGGTCCGCGACGAAGGGCCGCGGATCGTGGACGTCGAGGCCGTCTTCGAGGCGGCGGCCGACGCGAACGTCGTCGCCGCGGACCGGTCTCGGCCCCGTTAGAACAGTTGCGTAACGGTCACAGCGTACACCGATTCACAGCTCGGACAGACGACGTGGCCGTTCGACTCGTTCTCGGCGTCGCTGTGCGATAGTCGTTCTCCACAGTCACACTCGAGTCGGATTTCCAGACACATGTGTTTCTCTGACTTGCCACCCCCCGGCGTGGCGAGGGAACGTCGTGGGATACTCAAAGTCTATCAGCGGTCAAGGCAGAGTACCACGGGTCACCTGACCCGTGGGTGAATGCCGACAAATCACTACACTTACAACGATTCACGACAATTTATTGACGATGCAAGATGCAGGACTGACCCAGACGCTTTCTTTTGGATTAACCATCCAAACGGGTAGTCCTGACAACTTGTACGAAGGGTGTCTCGAAGCCCGACGAGTTCGCAACGAAGTCAACCGCCTCGACCGTGAGGGATGGGACTGGGACGACATCCACGACACCGTAGTGGATAACGCCAACCTCGTGAAAAACACGACTCAACTCCTCGTCCAGAAAGCACTGGGTGAGATAGAGACGTACCACGACCACAAAGACAACGAGTGGGGCCGACCGTTTCCCTACATTGACGAGACGTATCCAATGCGGATGAATCACAACGAAGGATACGCCCTCACTGTAGATGATTCGGGAGATGTTCGCTTCAGAGTCAGTTACAAACCGTACAACCACGTCAAAGGCGTACTTCGCGGTAGTCCCAACCACCTCGAACGAGTCAAGAACGCTCTTAACTCTGACTCGTGGAGAGTGGGCGTAGCTGAACTCGTGTATAAACACGACGAATGGCGAGTACACGTCACAGTCACCCACAAGACACGCACCGTAGCGTCTCCAGACTACGCAGAGACAGTAGTTGGTGTGGACATTAACGAGGACTGCGTGGCACTCACCGCGCTGAATAGAGCTACTGGTGACGTACTCGATTCAGTCGTCATCGAGTACCCCGACATCAAACGAGTTCGCCACGAGTTTTTCACCAAACGGAAGCGGATGCAGAAAGTCGGACAATCCGCGTTCGAGAACGTGGTCCAAACCGAAGAACAAGACTTCGTTCACGACCAACTCCATAAAGTATCGCGCGACGTAACACGATGGGTTTCGCAATTCAACGAACCGGTAATCGTCTTTGAAGACCTCAAAGACATGCGAGACTCAATCGATTACGGCACGCGAATGAACCGGCGCTTGCACTCCTTGCCGTTCGCCGCACTCCGAGATATGGTGACGTACAAAGCCGCTTGGGGTGGAATCCCCTCAGACGATGTTGACCCGGCGTACACGAGTCAACGCTGTCCGCGAACGGAATGCTTGCACACCGAGCGAGCGAATCGGCGTTGGAAGCGGTTCAAATGTATGGAGTGCGACTTCCAAGACCACGCTGACCGGAAAGCAGCGGTTTGTGTGGCGCAAGAATGGTTCCACGAGCAGAATGAGAATGTGCCGTCTCTCGAAACCCTTCCAAGTGTTCGGAAGGTGAGACGGACGGCATCGGGCCTGTGTGAAGAGGCCGACTCTCACGGAGCAGTTTTCGCTTCGGGTGTTTACCGACACGGAAAGTCGGCGCGAGACTCGCAGAGTCAAGCGCGAGAGGAATTAAAGACCGTTGCCCCGACTACAGGGTAGACACGGACGCCACGGGTCACCCGACCCGTGGTACTTCACGTACACCCTGGGCGAACGTTCCCCTGCCCCCACTCGGGGAGTTATCACGGAGGAACTGTGCTTTGGACGGGACGGTTCCTCCGTGTGCACACTTCGTCGTGTGCGACTGTCGGTTCTACTGACTGGATAATCAAGATTCGGATCAACGTGCCTCTCGATCACCGACCAACGCGTAGCCACACGGGGCCGTCGGGACGACACGTGAGCGCGGGCGTCGGCGTCAACTCCGTCTCGGGCGTCGCCTCGAGTCGGACCGACCGAAGGATCGTCGCGACGGCGAGTCGAAGCTCGAGCAGCGCGAACCGGCGGCCGATACACTGGCGCTCCCCGCCGCCGAACGGGAAGTAGGCGAACGCCGGTCGGTCCTCGCGTCGCTCGGGTTCGAACCGCTCGGGTCGGAACGCGAGCGGGTCGTCGTAGTAGCGGTCGCTGCGGTGGATCGACCACTGGGGGAGGACGACGCGGGTGTCCGCGGGCACCTCGTAGCCGGCGACCGTATCGGGCTCGACCGTTCGCCGGTGGAGCATGTACGCCGGCGGGTAGAGCCGGAGCGCCTCGCTGATCGCGCGGTCGGTGTGTGGCAGGGCCGTCCCCGGCGTGAGCTCGGCCGGCTCGCGAACCTCCGCCACTACCCGATCCAGTTCGTCGGGGTGGGTCGCGAGGAGTCCAAGCGTGTACGTCAGGGCGATCGCGGTCGTCTCGTGGCCGGCCAGCAGCATGGTCACGAGGTGATCGCGGACCTCGCGATCGGTGATTGATCCGGCCTCCCCGGCCGACAGCAGCGCCGAACACAGGTCGGGTCGATCGCCGTCGCTCGCGTCTCCGGACCGTCGCCGGCGGAGGATCGCCCCGACGACGTCGTCGAGTTCGCCGATCGCGCGCCGGTACCGCCGGTTTGCCGGCGTCGGCACCCACAGCGGGAGCTCCATCGGCACGCTCGAGGGCTCGAACCGCCGCGCGATGGCCGTCGCGGCGCCGGCGATCACCCCCGTCTCCTCGACGTCGTCGACGCCGAACATCGTCTTCGCGACGATCGAGAGCGTGAGCCGGGTCGCCGCCTCGTGGACGTCGATCCGTTCACCGTCCGTCCAGCCCTCGACCAGCCGCCGGCTCCGCTCGAGCATGACCTGTGCGTACGCCTCGAGTCGCCCCGGGTAGAACGCGGGCTGGACGTGCTCGCGCCCCCGTTCCCAGGTGTCGCCGTGGGACGTGAGCAGGCCGTCCCCGAGCAGTTCCCCGAGGACGTCGCGTTCGCGGGGGTCCTTTCGGTATCGGTCCGATCGATCGACCAGCGCCCGTTCGACCAGGTCGGCGTCGGCGTAACAGACGAACGAGAGCCCGGGGATCGAGACGCGGAACACCGGACCGTGGGTCTTCGGCGCCTCCTCCATGAACCGAAACGGGTCGCGTCGAACCTCGAGCGCGCTGCCGAGCAGGGGGAGTCGATCCGTGGTTGGAACGTTCCCAGCCATGTCTCCACGTACGCCCGAGCCACGACTGGTTCTGCTGCCGGTCTGGACCGGCGATTTAACTTCTATCCCGACGAAATCGGTCGCGACGAGATGGAGTACGCCAGGCTCCGAATCGAACTACCGTCCGTCGAGACGCCGGTCACGACGCTCGCCGCGACCGACGGCGTCGGGGCGATCTACCTGCTGGCGGGTGGGGTCGCAGACACCGACACGCCGACGTACACGCTCTCGATCGAGGCCCCGGCCGAGACCGTCCGGGAGGTGCTCGAGGCCGACCCCGACGTCCGCTCGTGGGAGCTCTCGAGCGTCGAGTCGGGCGTCGTCTACGCCTACGTCCGGTTTCGAGCCCCGCCGGGGATCGCCGAGATCCGAGAGCGGTTCACCCGGGACAGCCTCGTGGTGGTGCTCCCCGCGACGTTTCGCGCCGACGGCGTCGAGCTCACCGTCGTCGGGACGGGGTCGGATCTCTCGCGGGCCGTCGAGTCGCTTCCACCGTCTCTCG
This portion of the Natronobeatus ordinarius genome encodes:
- the purM gene encoding phosphoribosylformylglycinamidine cyclo-ligase — protein: MTENAEEATDESEGLTYAETGVDIEASEDATAALLEAFGSGLTTEYAGLLDIGDRYLALATDGVGTKLLVAEAISDFSTIGIDCIAMNVNDLVAAGVTPVAFVDYLAIDEPDDDLTAEIGEGLAVGLEQADLTLLGGETAVMPEVINGFDLAGTCAGLAEKDELIDGEAEVGDALVGVPSNGIHSNGLTLAREAATQNHEYTDPFPLNPERTIGEELLAPTRIYTALLEPMRDHGVHAAAHVTGGGFTNLLRMGERHYVIDDPLPAHPIFEFIQEEGNVSDEEMHRTFNMGTGFVVALPADRAEAFATDVDGQVIGRVEEGDSVEIRGLSLS
- a CDS encoding cytochrome P450 gives rise to the protein MAGNVPTTDRLPLLGSALEVRRDPFRFMEEAPKTHGPVFRVSIPGLSFVCYADADLVERALVDRSDRYRKDPRERDVLGELLGDGLLTSHGDTWERGREHVQPAFYPGRLEAYAQVMLERSRRLVEGWTDGERIDVHEAATRLTLSIVAKTMFGVDDVEETGVIAGAATAIARRFEPSSVPMELPLWVPTPANRRYRRAIGELDDVVGAILRRRRSGDASDGDRPDLCSALLSAGEAGSITDREVRDHLVTMLLAGHETTAIALTYTLGLLATHPDELDRVVAEVREPAELTPGTALPHTDRAISEALRLYPPAYMLHRRTVEPDTVAGYEVPADTRVVLPQWSIHRSDRYYDDPLAFRPERFEPERREDRPAFAYFPFGGGERQCIGRRFALLELRLAVATILRSVRLEATPETELTPTPALTCRPDGPVWLRVGR
- a CDS encoding helix-turn-helix domain-containing protein — protein: MEYARLRIELPSVETPVTTLAATDGVGAIYLLAGGVADTDTPTYTLSIEAPAETVREVLEADPDVRSWELSSVESGVVYAYVRFRAPPGIAEIRERFTRDSLVVVLPATFRADGVELTVVGTGSDLSRAVESLPPSLEITVLEIGTYRDGVHRGRSLTDRQREVLAVAHELGYYEQPSETSHEEIADVLDCAPSTVGEHLRKAEKRLVSDVFD
- a CDS encoding transposase, which codes for MQDAGLTQTLSFGLTIQTGSPDNLYEGCLEARRVRNEVNRLDREGWDWDDIHDTVVDNANLVKNTTQLLVQKALGEIETYHDHKDNEWGRPFPYIDETYPMRMNHNEGYALTVDDSGDVRFRVSYKPYNHVKGVLRGSPNHLERVKNALNSDSWRVGVAELVYKHDEWRVHVTVTHKTRTVASPDYAETVVGVDINEDCVALTALNRATGDVLDSVVIEYPDIKRVRHEFFTKRKRMQKVGQSAFENVVQTEEQDFVHDQLHKVSRDVTRWVSQFNEPVIVFEDLKDMRDSIDYGTRMNRRLHSLPFAALRDMVTYKAAWGGIPSDDVDPAYTSQRCPRTECLHTERANRRWKRFKCMECDFQDHADRKAAVCVAQEWFHEQNENVPSLETLPSVRKVRRTASGLCEEADSHGAVFASGVYRHGKSARDSQSQAREELKTVAPTTG